Proteins from a single region of Palaemon carinicauda isolate YSFRI2023 chromosome 1, ASM3689809v2, whole genome shotgun sequence:
- the LOC137646103 gene encoding uncharacterized protein: protein MEKLTEYDKPLCVPFICYEKPFDSAKTLAAVNSLQRHGIYESYVRTLENVYTGTCQVVVFLKFTLGKHEHQYFRVIYEDLQIIVLSSDSWEQLHKMIKDLNRESRYLGLKMNVSKIKIKFSDYAETTNKCYEPTFNTVNDYMYFRQTASVSQGHETEIKRLSKDGELLVNKMR from the exons atggaaaaattaacagagtatgacaaaccactatgtgtaCCATTTATATGTTATGAAAAaccttttgattctgccaaaactttaGCAGCAGTGAATTCCTTACAAAGACATGGAATATatgaatcttacgttagaacacttgaaaatgtctatacgggaa catgtcaagTAGTagtttttttaaaatttacattgGGAAAACATGAGCATCAATATTTCCGAGTAATATATGAAGATTTGCAGATAATAGTTCTGTCCAGTGATTCATGGGAGCAATTGCATAAGATGAttaaagatttgaacagagaaagcagatacctgggactgaaaatgaatgtgagtaaaattaagataaagttCAGTGAttatgcagagacaacaaataagtgttatgaacCCACCTTTAATACTGTTAATGATTATATGTACTTtagacagacagcaagtgtttcccaaggacacgagaccgaaattaaaaggttaAGCAAAGATGGAGAGCttctagtaaacaaaatgagataa